Part of the Solibacillus isronensis genome is shown below.
CATTTGTCTTTCCTCTCCACCTTTTCAGCTGTTCTATATATACGGATTGCTTTTTAAAAGGTTTCATTTTCTCTAAAAAATTTTTTCCACCCATAAATATGTGCCTTTATTATAACAAACTTCGTAACGACCAATCGAATTTTTTCGCAATAATCATACTAAAGTTTCGCCAAATAAAGAGCCGATTAAGGCAACCGCTACATCTGCTGTTTTATTTCGTTCATCTAATATAGGATTCACCTCTACAAACTCCGCCGATGTCATTAAGCCTGATTCCTGGATCATTTCCATTGCTAAATGACTTTCCCGATAAGTGATCCCACCTGCTACAGGTGTCCCCACTCCAGGAGTATATAAAGGATCTAATGCATCTAAATCAAGTGATAAATGAAGGCCGTCTATTTTCAATTGGTTAAAATATTTTAGCGTTTCTTCCATAACATATGTCATTCCAAGGCGATCGATTTCGTGCATAGTGTATATTTTAATGCCTCTGGACTTAATGAGCTCACGTTCCCCTTCATCGATAGAACGTCCGCCAATTATAACAATGTTTTCGGCTTTGATTTTAGGTTCTGCATGTAAAATTGATGTTAGCCTTTCATGACCTAGCCCAATACTTGTTGCTAAGGGCATTCCATGAATATTTCCGGATGGGGTTGTTTCCGGTGTATTTAAATCTGCATGGGCATCAAACCAGATTATGCCCTGATTTTTATATTTCATCGATAGACCTGCCAATGTGCCAATTGCAATACTATGGTCGCCCCCTAATACAAGCGGTATGTAATCCTTATTTACAACACTCAATACTTTTTCAGCAAGTGCTGTATTGACCTTAATTACTTCTTCCAGATTAAGCAGCTTTTCATCTTTATGTACAGCTGCATCCCCCTCGATAACCTGAATATTCCCTTCATCTTCTACTTCATATCCAAGATCAGCCAAACGCTGTTGCAGCCCTGCATATCTAATTGCACTTGGTCCCATATCTACCCCGCGGCGCTGTTGTCCATAATCACATGGTACCCCTACAATTGAAATTTTCTTATTCATCATTTCTGCATCCCCTAACATGTCATGTAATTTTTCTATTCTATTCTATTCTTTTCTCTTCTCCGCTCACCCTCCTATAGAAATTTCGAGCAACTAAACGATTTTCCCTTTTTATACGCAAAAAATCCTTTACTTATAAATAAGTAAAGGATTGTTATTTTTGTATTTGATATTTAAGTACACTTCTAAGTTTATAAAATAAAAGTGAGCCATGAAGGACTCGAACCTTCGACCCTCTGATTAAAAGTCAGATGCTCTACCAACTGAGCTAATGGCTCATAAAAAATAAAAAAAATGGCTGGGGTACCTGGATTCGAACCAGGGCATGACGGAATCAAAATCCGTTGCCTTACCGCTTGGCTATACCCCAAACATTTTATAGATGGTGGAGGGGGACGGATTCGAACCGCCGAACCCTAAGGAGCGGATTTACAGTCCGCCGCGTTTAGCCACTTCGCTACCCCTCCGACAAATGATGCAACACTGTTAAAGTTGAATGGTGGAGGATGACGGGCTCGAACCGCCGACCCCCTGCTTGTAAGGCAGGTGCTCTCCCAGCTGAGCTAATCCTCCATACATAACAAGTGTTACTGCTTTATTTTTTTATGAAGCCTTAAATGGTGACCCGTACGGGATTCGAACCCGTGTTACCGCCGTGAAAGGGCGGTGTCTTAACCACTTGACCAACGGGCCGTTATATAAGTTGTTCTCTTT
Proteins encoded:
- the rocF gene encoding arginase, with amino-acid sequence MNKKISIVGVPCDYGQQRRGVDMGPSAIRYAGLQQRLADLGYEVEDEGNIQVIEGDAAVHKDEKLLNLEEVIKVNTALAEKVLSVVNKDYIPLVLGGDHSIAIGTLAGLSMKYKNQGIIWFDAHADLNTPETTPSGNIHGMPLATSIGLGHERLTSILHAEPKIKAENIVIIGGRSIDEGERELIKSRGIKIYTMHEIDRLGMTYVMEETLKYFNQLKIDGLHLSLDLDALDPLYTPGVGTPVAGGITYRESHLAMEMIQESGLMTSAEFVEVNPILDERNKTADVAVALIGSLFGETLV